In the genome of Nocardiopsis composta, one region contains:
- a CDS encoding DUF397 domain-containing protein has protein sequence MNADPTEFCEEAGERTGPPPAPGGDRPREKAHPRGLGDGRGWRTPLRSDENQGGCVEAAPAPGGVRLRDSRHRKGSELFFGRGEWAAFLAALGAKRGERAG, from the coding sequence ATGAACGCTGATCCGACGGAGTTCTGCGAGGAGGCCGGGGAACGGACCGGGCCGCCTCCCGCACCGGGCGGGGACCGCCCGCGGGAGAAGGCGCATCCTCGCGGACTCGGCGACGGGCGCGGGTGGCGGACGCCGCTCCGCAGCGACGAGAACCAGGGCGGGTGCGTCGAGGCCGCCCCGGCCCCCGGCGGGGTGCGCCTCCGCGATTCGCGGCACCGGAAGGGGAGCGAGCTCTTCTTCGGCCGGGGCGAGTGGGCCGCCTTCCTCGCGGCCCTCGGCGCAAAGCGAGGGGAGCGGGCGGGGTGA
- a CDS encoding CU044_2847 family protein — MAEIVRFDNEEGAAVLVEAAGSSPQMRDVSGRDILRDSDQTIQRVLGRVRELSVLVIREMREVAAEADELSVELGMKISAEADVFLAKATGESGIQVTITWKRSD; from the coding sequence ATGGCGGAGATCGTCCGATTCGACAACGAGGAGGGCGCGGCGGTGCTGGTGGAGGCCGCCGGGAGCTCACCCCAGATGCGCGACGTGAGCGGGCGGGACATCCTGCGCGACTCCGACCAGACGATCCAGCGGGTGCTGGGCCGGGTCCGCGAACTGTCCGTCCTGGTCATCCGGGAGATGCGGGAGGTCGCCGCCGAGGCCGACGAGCTCAGCGTCGAGCTGGGCATGAAGATCAGCGCGGAGGCCGACGTGTTCCTGGCCAAGGCCACCGGGGAGAGCGGCATCCAGGTGACGATCACCTGGAAGCGGTCGGACTGA
- a CDS encoding AAA family ATPase — protein MTSDPGSGPGTPEGAAAPSWWVYRGTGAPSPYAPPLRERLPPPPPWRRFPGAPDTAPPPEDPAETERVLGPPRPAAHRPLSPAETEVATAVNAALLLRRPLLVTGPPGVGKSSLAYRVARELGLGRVLRWSITSRSTLASGLYEYDPLARIHDISADAAAAPAGGAPAARRPIGDYLRLGPLGTALLPTAQPRALVIDEFDKGDADLANDLLDVLESGGYRIPELARLSSSEPEVTVPTDDPGRTAVVRHGSVTCHEFPFTVITSNSERPFPAAFRRRCLPVELRPPDREQLAEIVAAHFGTREQGADRELIRAFLEESADKGGLSIDQLLNSVHLVSADVRDHATSWDSDAWQHVLDVIWQRLTETDRE, from the coding sequence ATGACGTCCGACCCGGGGAGCGGCCCCGGCACACCGGAGGGCGCCGCGGCGCCCTCCTGGTGGGTCTACCGGGGCACCGGGGCGCCCAGCCCGTACGCCCCGCCGCTGCGCGAGCGCCTCCCGCCGCCCCCGCCGTGGCGCCGGTTCCCCGGGGCTCCGGACACCGCTCCCCCGCCGGAGGACCCGGCCGAGACCGAGCGGGTGCTCGGCCCGCCCCGGCCGGCGGCCCACCGCCCGCTCTCCCCCGCCGAGACCGAGGTCGCCACCGCGGTCAACGCGGCCCTGCTGCTGCGCCGCCCGCTGCTGGTCACCGGGCCGCCGGGGGTGGGCAAGTCCAGCCTGGCCTACCGGGTCGCCCGCGAGCTGGGCCTGGGCCGGGTGCTGCGCTGGTCGATCACCAGCCGCAGCACGCTCGCCTCCGGGCTGTACGAGTACGATCCGCTGGCCCGGATCCACGACATCTCCGCCGACGCGGCCGCGGCGCCCGCCGGCGGCGCCCCGGCCGCGCGCCGCCCCATCGGCGACTACCTGCGGCTGGGGCCGCTGGGTACCGCGCTGCTGCCCACCGCCCAGCCGCGGGCGCTGGTCATCGACGAGTTCGACAAGGGCGACGCCGATCTCGCCAACGACCTGCTCGACGTGCTGGAGAGCGGCGGCTACCGGATCCCGGAGCTGGCCCGGCTGAGCTCGTCGGAGCCGGAGGTCACCGTGCCCACCGACGACCCCGGGCGCACCGCGGTCGTCCGGCACGGCTCGGTGACCTGCCACGAGTTCCCGTTCACCGTGATCACCAGCAACTCCGAGCGGCCCTTCCCGGCCGCCTTCCGCCGCCGCTGCCTGCCGGTGGAGCTCCGCCCGCCGGACCGGGAGCAGCTGGCGGAGATCGTCGCCGCGCACTTCGGCACCCGCGAGCAGGGCGCGGACCGGGAGCTGATCCGCGCCTTCCTGGAGGAGTCCGCCGACAAGGGCGGGCTCTCCATCGACCAGCTACTCAACTCGGTCCATCTCGTTAGTGCCGATGTGCGGGACCATGCCACATCCTGGGACTCGGACGCCTGGCAGCACGTCCTCGATGTGATCTGGCAACGCCTCACGGAAACGGACCGAGAGTGA
- a CDS encoding VMAP-C domain-containing protein encodes MASPSPTLRSSPLPSPAWQVRIPAVDGTVAGGGIALPGGTILTCAHVVDAALLRPRRAGAPAHGTALEVDVPGPGGFSRRTAHLIGEAWDAAGDTALLRLAPGPGADPEPARLLPRMGRIERTGRPLPVRIRGHPALLGDQAPHGLVAAAQVVGYGVFEGAAQLNLAPDQPVRITQGFSGCGVRADDDGGVVGIVRSALFGAGAGADGLLAAMTPVESVPSIAHLVADAELAEVEACLGGVDFTRVVPAYRSATRERPLEAVGFRTALEAFDHLRELAAGPDGLPPEVVFTEEVAKLRPVSRGTLRGYADSRGPDEVPREALRRLRARPAPRPPAAARLEIIAEPLPGGGEPRYEVRSRLRAGGSATPPRTARVGEAGLPGEALEIVREAELLLGRGPYPPPVPMTLDFYLPLPLLLSGGIAHWRVRTPASPHGERLGSAYRIVLHSYERSFAPHWSGARLRMRRRLELAAREGAGLVRGLPPAAPPGRAHDALADPRIAVCTVGPGADGAGAARALVAALEAGVPTLVWRIARPGAGAGRRPGAVREGPGGSWERRGGGGGKEPLLPWNGPPIFDKLIYRGSLSLSVAEIGDLPRRLHEWRIESTDTDISDPMHTEHDDPFDIALLTDHAAPPTAARHPAPAGSDVIPPPRAGRSGPAPAAPPPRRAPLPGAAPISAPDELLDSE; translated from the coding sequence GTGGCCTCTCCTTCTCCCACCCTCCGTTCCTCCCCCCTGCCCTCGCCGGCCTGGCAGGTGCGGATCCCGGCCGTCGACGGGACGGTGGCGGGCGGCGGTATCGCCCTGCCCGGGGGCACGATCCTCACCTGCGCGCACGTGGTCGACGCCGCGCTGCTCCGGCCGCGCCGGGCCGGCGCGCCCGCGCACGGCACCGCACTGGAGGTGGACGTCCCCGGCCCCGGCGGCTTCTCCCGGCGCACCGCGCACCTGATCGGAGAGGCCTGGGACGCCGCCGGGGACACCGCTCTGCTCCGGCTCGCCCCCGGCCCCGGGGCCGACCCCGAACCCGCCCGGCTGCTCCCCCGGATGGGCCGGATCGAGCGGACCGGGCGGCCGCTGCCGGTCCGGATCCGCGGCCATCCCGCCCTCCTCGGCGACCAGGCCCCGCACGGGCTGGTCGCCGCGGCGCAGGTGGTCGGCTACGGCGTGTTCGAGGGGGCGGCGCAGCTGAACCTGGCTCCGGACCAACCGGTCCGCATCACCCAGGGGTTCAGCGGGTGCGGCGTGCGCGCCGACGACGACGGCGGGGTGGTGGGCATCGTGCGCAGCGCGCTGTTCGGCGCCGGGGCCGGCGCCGACGGACTGCTCGCCGCGATGACCCCGGTGGAGTCCGTCCCCTCCATCGCGCACCTGGTCGCCGACGCCGAGCTGGCCGAGGTGGAGGCCTGCCTGGGCGGGGTGGACTTCACCCGGGTGGTGCCGGCCTACCGCTCGGCGACCCGGGAGCGCCCGCTGGAGGCGGTCGGCTTCCGCACCGCGCTGGAGGCATTCGACCACCTCCGGGAGCTGGCCGCCGGCCCGGACGGGCTCCCTCCGGAGGTGGTCTTCACCGAGGAGGTCGCCAAGCTCCGGCCGGTGTCCCGGGGGACGCTGCGCGGCTACGCCGACTCGCGCGGCCCGGACGAGGTCCCCCGGGAGGCGCTGCGGCGGCTGCGCGCCCGCCCCGCGCCCCGGCCGCCGGCCGCCGCCCGGCTGGAGATCATCGCCGAGCCGCTGCCCGGTGGCGGCGAGCCCCGCTACGAGGTGCGCTCCCGGCTCCGGGCGGGCGGCTCCGCCACCCCGCCGCGGACCGCGCGCGTCGGCGAGGCGGGGCTGCCCGGTGAGGCGCTGGAAATCGTCCGCGAGGCCGAACTGCTTCTCGGCCGGGGCCCCTATCCGCCGCCCGTCCCGATGACGCTGGATTTCTACCTTCCGCTCCCTCTGCTGCTTTCCGGAGGAATTGCGCACTGGCGGGTCCGCACACCGGCCAGTCCGCATGGAGAGCGGCTCGGCAGCGCTTACCGCATCGTTCTGCATTCCTATGAGAGGTCCTTCGCACCGCATTGGAGCGGGGCCCGGCTGCGAATGCGGCGGCGCCTGGAGCTGGCTGCCCGGGAAGGGGCCGGCCTGGTGCGCGGCCTGCCCCCGGCGGCGCCGCCGGGCCGCGCGCACGACGCCCTGGCCGACCCGCGGATCGCGGTGTGCACGGTGGGCCCCGGTGCGGACGGGGCCGGCGCGGCGCGGGCTCTGGTCGCCGCACTGGAGGCGGGGGTGCCGACGCTGGTGTGGCGGATCGCCAGGCCCGGCGCCGGTGCGGGCCGCCGGCCGGGGGCGGTGCGGGAAGGTCCTGGCGGCTCCTGGGAAAGGCGTGGCGGAGGTGGCGGGAAAGAGCCGCTGCTCCCATGGAACGGGCCGCCGATTTTCGATAAGTTGATTTACCGCGGCAGCCTTTCACTGAGCGTCGCGGAGATCGGTGATCTTCCGCGGCGTTTGCACGAGTGGCGCATCGAATCCACCGACACCGACATTTCCGACCCAATGCACACCGAGCACGACGACCCCTTCGACATCGCCTTGCTCACCGACCACGCGGCACCGCCCACCGCCGCGCGGCACCCCGCCCCCGCCGGCTCCGACGTCATCCCCCCGCCGCGCGCCGGGCGGAGCGGCCCTGCCCCCGCCGCGCCGCCTCCCCGGCGCGCGCCGCTTCCCGGGGCGGCGCCCATCTCCGCCCCAGACGAGCTTCTGGACAGCGAATAG
- the fxsT gene encoding FxSxx-COOH system tetratricopeptide repeat protein, with the protein MTGRDEQEGPRDDRGEAAQPPPGPLLPGAAGPGSPQWWEVGDAVWLAARASAHTGAAGGPRGRGADPQDGEAGGAHGAAAEGRPPRTEGAADGAPPVLPAEPPGGPAGPLLPAERPGTAPEPGGPAGGRPAAPAPRPELADRQGLVRALSLLRRRLPGPGRGPLDEHATADSYAQRALAARRPDGPPAAPLIPRFSPECRPADRLTVLVDAGLPMLVHEPLVEEFLALVEPLRLFRGTRVLRFDSDKAWPDDLVLRAGHGPAPEPRDLLGDDPSAAEVVLVLTDGAGEGWHRGAVQTWLARWGRRAAVAVLQVLDRPQWPRTGLAPQRLVLSAPEGAVPPNARYRVRRPAGALPPPPGEGGSRDAVPVPVLPLRAADLERWSGFVAQSPAVPELAVSAVLAEPTADPFGARPPEEDGSAAGSSADPQELVAAFREAASPAAFELAVCLAAVPLNMPMVHAVREAFVPEASTADIAEALWSGLIARRPGGAPVTRADQVSLGFRPGVRAALLAAGGRRARIRALLETAVHRFGSVPWAGPLGALLRGETFDPALPPVHDETAPAARALRPAMRALPGPLRRAAERWDVAPPDSEGAGAAGAPPAVRTAAGHDRAKQKDEDVTPADSDFSGAGRQVATETSHAPVPEQAAPPEQAAVLPAPSGPVRGPLSRSRPHVWGRVPQRNPAFVGRGELLDELSRRLTAGDTHILPQALRGMGGVGKTQLALEYAWRNQDRYDLVWWIPADTPTQVQQALIDLAPRLGVDADRDPAGISRTVLETLRSGHPYRDWLLIYDNAAAPEDIRPLLPSGGPGQVLITSRAADWRNAGGSLLEVDVFRREESVELLAKRGPESLTATDADLIAEKLGDLPLAVEQTAVWLYETMMDPADWLEVFDEKQAELLSGVAPSPDYPWTVGATMNMALDRLLQTDPAALRLLQVCAFLAPQPIPRRLFNNARNVEGPAELQEVLSDPAVRLGRVLRAIDRYALARMDHRTSTFQLHKLVQETLKLPLDGRRRAEYRHCAHQLLANFDPGAPDSVADWPRYAELLPHIWETEQWDCESPWCRQLVLNEVSFLHIWGRIKAGRTLAETALNHWTRHLGAEHPQTLRVRELYARLLTSLGDFEEANAITLHVVDTLTRLQGPDDAETLEARKDLVLQLRNLGHFHESLEVSRDVLERQERMLGRDDPLTMQVAHVHGVGLRLLGHFAEAMEIDRYNLQRRTEILGPENPRTLSSEYGLAMDHMELGDYGKALDLMGGSLATAERVYPEDNQFRLGAMQLQAALLRRSGRLAEALELSERTYRLYIGREAPNSLLSIQAAACHSVALRAMGEHDQALDLSEQAVEAYRASYGEEHPLYADAAVNHAVVLRLLGRPDEARAFDEAALAIHRGLGPDHPNTLANTINLASDLFALGRPREAMELDEEVLERTVGALGPDHPLVLVAERNLLLDRSAVHGEVPAGEKQRLLDRYDRILGADHPARRSAAKDVRGNCDLYLNLM; encoded by the coding sequence GTGACCGGGCGCGACGAGCAGGAAGGACCCCGGGACGACCGGGGGGAGGCCGCACAGCCGCCCCCCGGTCCGCTGCTGCCCGGCGCCGCCGGCCCCGGCTCCCCGCAGTGGTGGGAGGTGGGCGACGCGGTCTGGCTGGCCGCCCGCGCCTCCGCGCACACCGGTGCCGCGGGCGGACCGCGGGGCAGAGGCGCGGACCCGCAGGACGGCGAGGCGGGCGGAGCGCACGGCGCAGCCGCCGAGGGGCGTCCGCCCCGGACCGAGGGGGCGGCGGACGGCGCGCCGCCCGTTCTCCCCGCGGAGCCCCCGGGCGGACCGGCCGGGCCCCTCCTGCCCGCGGAGCGGCCCGGAACCGCCCCGGAACCGGGCGGGCCGGCCGGCGGCCGGCCCGCCGCCCCGGCGCCCCGGCCCGAGCTGGCCGACCGGCAGGGCCTGGTGCGGGCGCTGTCCCTGCTGCGCCGCCGGCTTCCCGGCCCCGGGCGCGGGCCGCTCGACGAGCACGCCACCGCCGACTCCTACGCGCAGCGCGCCCTGGCCGCGCGCCGCCCGGACGGACCGCCCGCCGCCCCGCTGATCCCCCGGTTCTCCCCGGAGTGCCGCCCCGCCGACCGGCTGACCGTGCTGGTCGACGCGGGGCTGCCGATGCTGGTGCACGAGCCGCTGGTGGAGGAGTTCCTGGCGCTGGTCGAGCCGCTGCGCCTGTTCCGCGGCACCCGCGTGCTGCGCTTCGACTCCGACAAGGCCTGGCCCGACGACCTGGTGCTGCGCGCCGGGCATGGGCCCGCGCCCGAGCCGCGCGATCTGCTCGGCGACGACCCCTCCGCCGCGGAGGTCGTGCTGGTGCTCACCGACGGCGCGGGCGAGGGCTGGCACCGGGGGGCCGTGCAGACCTGGCTGGCCCGGTGGGGGCGGCGGGCGGCGGTCGCCGTGCTGCAGGTGCTCGACCGGCCGCAGTGGCCGCGGACCGGGCTCGCCCCGCAGCGTCTGGTGCTGTCCGCGCCCGAGGGCGCCGTGCCGCCCAACGCGCGCTACCGGGTCCGCCGCCCCGCGGGCGCCCTCCCCCCGCCGCCCGGCGAGGGGGGTTCCCGGGACGCGGTGCCGGTCCCGGTACTGCCGCTGCGCGCCGCCGACCTGGAGCGGTGGTCGGGTTTCGTCGCGCAGTCGCCGGCCGTGCCGGAGCTGGCGGTGTCGGCGGTGCTGGCCGAGCCGACCGCCGATCCGTTCGGCGCCCGCCCGCCCGAGGAGGACGGGTCGGCCGCGGGATCCTCCGCGGACCCGCAGGAGCTGGTGGCCGCGTTCCGCGAGGCGGCCTCCCCGGCCGCCTTCGAGCTGGCGGTGTGCCTGGCCGCGGTGCCGCTGAACATGCCGATGGTGCACGCGGTGCGGGAGGCCTTCGTCCCGGAGGCGAGCACCGCCGACATCGCCGAGGCGCTGTGGTCGGGGCTGATCGCGCGGCGGCCGGGCGGCGCCCCGGTCACCCGGGCCGACCAGGTCTCCCTGGGCTTCCGCCCGGGGGTGCGGGCCGCGCTGCTCGCCGCCGGCGGCCGGCGCGCCAGGATCCGCGCGCTGCTGGAGACCGCGGTGCACCGGTTCGGCTCGGTGCCCTGGGCCGGGCCGCTCGGCGCGCTGCTGCGCGGGGAGACGTTCGACCCGGCGCTGCCGCCGGTGCACGACGAGACGGCGCCCGCGGCGCGGGCGCTGCGGCCGGCCATGCGCGCCCTGCCCGGGCCGCTGCGCCGGGCCGCCGAACGGTGGGACGTGGCGCCGCCCGACTCCGAGGGGGCCGGTGCGGCGGGCGCGCCGCCGGCGGTGCGGACCGCCGCCGGCCACGATCGAGCCAAGCAGAAAGACGAAGACGTGACTCCTGCAGATTCCGACTTCTCCGGCGCCGGCCGCCAGGTCGCCACGGAGACCTCGCACGCCCCCGTCCCCGAGCAGGCCGCGCCGCCGGAGCAGGCGGCGGTGCTCCCCGCCCCCTCCGGTCCGGTCCGCGGACCGCTGTCCCGGAGCCGGCCCCACGTCTGGGGGCGGGTCCCGCAGCGCAACCCGGCGTTCGTCGGCCGCGGCGAGCTCCTGGACGAACTGTCCCGGCGGCTGACCGCCGGCGACACGCACATCCTGCCGCAGGCGCTGCGCGGCATGGGCGGGGTGGGCAAGACCCAGCTCGCACTGGAGTACGCCTGGCGCAACCAGGACCGCTACGACCTGGTGTGGTGGATCCCCGCGGACACCCCCACCCAGGTGCAGCAGGCGCTGATCGACCTGGCGCCGCGGCTGGGCGTCGACGCCGACCGCGACCCGGCGGGCATCTCGCGCACCGTGCTGGAGACGCTGCGCTCCGGCCACCCCTACCGGGACTGGCTGCTGATCTACGACAACGCCGCCGCGCCGGAGGACATCCGGCCGCTGCTGCCCAGCGGCGGGCCCGGCCAGGTGCTGATCACCTCGCGCGCGGCGGACTGGCGCAACGCCGGCGGCAGCCTGCTGGAGGTGGACGTGTTCCGCCGCGAGGAGAGCGTGGAGCTGCTCGCCAAGCGCGGCCCGGAGTCGCTCACCGCCACCGACGCCGACCTGATCGCCGAGAAGCTCGGCGACCTGCCGCTGGCGGTGGAGCAGACCGCGGTGTGGCTGTACGAGACGATGATGGACCCGGCGGACTGGCTGGAGGTCTTCGACGAGAAGCAGGCCGAGCTGCTGAGCGGGGTCGCCCCCTCGCCGGACTACCCGTGGACGGTGGGCGCCACCATGAACATGGCGCTGGACCGGCTGCTGCAGACCGATCCGGCGGCGCTGCGGCTGCTCCAGGTGTGCGCGTTCCTGGCGCCGCAGCCCATCCCGCGGCGGCTGTTCAACAACGCGCGCAACGTGGAGGGCCCGGCGGAGCTGCAGGAGGTGCTCTCCGACCCGGCGGTGCGGCTGGGCCGGGTGCTGCGCGCGATCGACCGGTACGCGCTGGCCCGGATGGACCACCGGACCTCCACCTTCCAGCTGCACAAGCTGGTCCAGGAGACCTTGAAGCTGCCGCTGGACGGCCGGCGCCGCGCCGAGTACCGGCACTGCGCGCACCAGCTGCTGGCCAACTTCGACCCCGGCGCCCCGGACTCGGTGGCCGACTGGCCGCGCTACGCCGAGCTGCTCCCGCACATCTGGGAGACCGAGCAGTGGGATTGCGAGAGCCCGTGGTGCCGGCAGCTGGTGCTCAACGAGGTCTCGTTCCTGCACATCTGGGGCCGGATCAAGGCGGGCCGGACGCTGGCCGAGACGGCGCTCAACCACTGGACGCGCCACCTCGGCGCCGAACACCCGCAGACGCTGCGCGTCCGGGAGCTGTACGCCCGGCTGCTGACCAGCCTGGGCGACTTCGAGGAGGCGAACGCGATCACCCTGCACGTGGTGGACACGCTCACCCGGTTGCAGGGCCCCGACGACGCGGAGACGCTGGAGGCCCGCAAGGACCTCGTCCTCCAGCTGCGCAACCTGGGGCACTTCCATGAGTCGCTGGAGGTCAGCAGGGACGTGCTGGAGCGCCAGGAGCGGATGCTGGGCCGGGACGACCCGCTGACCATGCAGGTGGCCCACGTGCACGGGGTCGGGCTGCGCCTGCTGGGGCACTTCGCCGAGGCGATGGAGATCGACCGGTACAACCTGCAGCGCCGCACCGAGATCCTCGGCCCGGAGAACCCGCGCACGCTGTCCAGCGAGTACGGCCTGGCCATGGACCACATGGAGCTGGGCGACTACGGCAAGGCGCTGGACCTGATGGGCGGTTCACTGGCCACCGCCGAGCGGGTCTACCCGGAGGACAACCAGTTCCGGCTGGGCGCGATGCAGCTGCAGGCGGCCCTGCTGCGCAGGTCGGGGCGGCTCGCCGAGGCGCTGGAGCTGTCCGAGCGGACCTACCGGCTCTACATCGGGCGGGAGGCCCCCAATTCGCTGCTGTCGATCCAGGCCGCGGCGTGCCACTCGGTGGCGCTGCGCGCGATGGGCGAGCACGACCAGGCGCTCGACCTGTCCGAGCAGGCGGTGGAGGCCTACCGGGCCTCCTACGGGGAGGAGCACCCGCTCTACGCCGACGCGGCGGTGAACCACGCGGTGGTGCTGCGGCTGCTCGGGCGGCCGGACGAGGCGCGCGCCTTCGACGAGGCCGCGCTCGCCATCCACCGGGGCCTCGGCCCGGACCACCCGAACACCCTCGCCAACACGATCAACCTGGCCAGCGACCTGTTCGCGCTCGGCCGCCCGCGCGAGGCCATGGAGCTGGACGAGGAGGTCCTGGAGCGCACGGTGGGTGCGCTCGGCCCGGACCACCCGCTCGTCCTGGTCGCCGAGCGCAACCTGCTGCTGGACCGGTCCGCGGTGCACGGGGAGGTCCCCGCAGGGGAGAAGCAGCGGCTGCTGGACCGCTACGACCGGATCCTGGGAGCCGACCACCCGGCGAGGAGGTCCGCCGCCAAGGACGTGCGGGGCAACTGCGATCTGTACCTCAACCTGATGTGA
- a CDS encoding AMP-dependent synthetase/ligase encodes MTHISTPAASEPRTHGGLAEILFERADLHPETAMLSRKADGSGGWRDIPAAEVRDQVTAVAKGLIASGVAAGDRVGLLSANRYEWTIADFAVWAAGAVPVPIYPSSSPEQIAMILDDSGAVGCIVDGEAATTAVEGVREQVPGLRRLWTLDPLRGEPGALEALASAGAEVDDAEVKARRDAVSPSDPATIVYTSGTTGTPKGCVLTHANFFAEVDAATHALSVLFEGDPAGDDAPSTLLFLPLAHVFGRMVEVAAVHAGAKLGHAASVADLIADLGTFRPTFLLAVPYVFEKIHTGARKRTSGLTRRIFDAATDTAVAYSTALDRPGGPGALLKLRRRIFEPLVYRKLMGALGGRCTRVISGGGALDVRLLHFYRGIGLEVIEGYGLTETTAAVLANTPGRIRPGTIGHPLPGVEVKLAEDGEILVKGGPVFSRYWNRPEATEEAFRDGWFATGDLGEADADGYIRVSGRKKEILVTAGGKNVAPVPIEERVCADPLVDQCMLIGDGRSFVTALITLDAEEFASWKQRAGKPAEATVAELADDPGLRAEVQKAVDAGNAAVSRAESIRAFTILDRAFSVEDETLTPTLKLRRARILARESEAVERMYAKR; translated from the coding sequence GTGACGCACATCTCCACCCCCGCAGCGAGCGAGCCCCGCACCCACGGCGGCCTCGCAGAGATCCTCTTCGAACGGGCGGACCTCCACCCCGAGACCGCGATGCTCAGCCGCAAGGCCGACGGTTCGGGAGGCTGGCGCGACATCCCCGCAGCCGAGGTGCGCGACCAGGTCACGGCGGTCGCGAAGGGCCTGATCGCCTCCGGTGTCGCCGCCGGCGACCGGGTCGGCCTGCTCTCGGCCAACCGCTACGAGTGGACCATCGCGGACTTCGCCGTCTGGGCGGCGGGCGCGGTCCCCGTGCCGATCTACCCGTCCTCCTCGCCCGAGCAGATCGCGATGATCCTCGACGACTCGGGCGCCGTCGGCTGCATCGTCGACGGCGAGGCCGCGACCACCGCGGTCGAGGGCGTCCGGGAGCAGGTCCCCGGCCTGCGCCGGCTGTGGACGCTGGACCCGCTGCGCGGCGAGCCCGGCGCCCTGGAGGCGCTGGCCTCCGCCGGGGCCGAGGTGGACGACGCCGAGGTGAAGGCGCGCCGCGACGCCGTCTCCCCGTCCGACCCGGCCACCATCGTCTACACCTCCGGGACCACCGGCACCCCCAAGGGCTGCGTGCTCACCCACGCCAACTTCTTCGCCGAGGTCGACGCCGCCACACACGCCCTCTCCGTGCTCTTCGAGGGCGACCCGGCCGGTGACGACGCCCCCTCCACCCTGCTCTTCCTGCCGCTGGCGCACGTCTTCGGGCGGATGGTCGAGGTGGCCGCGGTGCACGCCGGCGCCAAGCTCGGCCACGCGGCCAGCGTCGCCGACCTCATCGCCGACCTGGGCACCTTCCGGCCGACCTTCCTGCTCGCCGTGCCCTACGTCTTCGAGAAGATCCACACCGGCGCGCGCAAGCGGACCAGCGGCCTGACCCGCCGGATCTTCGACGCCGCCACCGACACCGCGGTCGCCTACAGCACCGCGCTGGACCGGCCCGGCGGCCCGGGGGCCCTGCTCAAGCTGCGCCGCCGGATCTTCGAGCCGCTCGTCTACCGCAAGCTGATGGGCGCCCTCGGCGGCCGGTGCACCCGGGTCATCTCCGGCGGCGGCGCCCTGGACGTGCGGCTGCTGCACTTCTACCGCGGCATCGGCCTGGAGGTCATCGAGGGCTACGGGCTGACCGAGACCACCGCCGCCGTGCTGGCCAACACGCCGGGCCGGATCCGCCCCGGCACCATCGGGCACCCGCTCCCCGGCGTCGAGGTCAAGCTCGCCGAGGACGGCGAGATCCTGGTCAAGGGCGGCCCGGTGTTCTCCCGGTACTGGAACCGCCCGGAGGCCACCGAGGAGGCGTTCCGGGACGGCTGGTTCGCCACCGGCGACCTCGGCGAGGCCGACGCCGACGGCTACATCCGGGTCAGCGGGCGGAAGAAGGAGATCCTGGTGACCGCCGGCGGCAAGAACGTCGCCCCGGTCCCGATCGAGGAGCGGGTCTGCGCCGACCCGCTGGTCGACCAGTGCATGCTGATCGGCGACGGGCGCTCCTTCGTCACCGCGCTGATCACCCTGGACGCCGAGGAGTTCGCGTCCTGGAAGCAGCGGGCCGGCAAGCCCGCCGAGGCCACCGTCGCCGAGCTCGCCGACGACCCCGGGCTCCGCGCCGAGGTGCAGAAGGCGGTGGACGCCGGCAACGCCGCGGTCTCCCGGGCGGAGTCGATCCGCGCCTTCACCATCCTGGACCGCGCGTTCAGCGTCGAGGACGAGACCCTGACGCCGACGCTGAAGCTGCGCCGCGCGCGGATCCTGGCGCGCGAGTCCGAGGCGGTCGAGCGGATGTACGCCAAACGCTGA